In Flammeovirgaceae bacterium 311, one DNA window encodes the following:
- a CDS encoding inositol monophosphatase (COG0483 Archaeal fructose-1,6-bisphosphatase and related enzymes of inositol monophosphatase family), which yields MNLQDILQPSLDLVKETGSFIRREGKNFDRSNIQYKGLNDLVSYVDKQAEQKLVEGLRQLIPGCGFIAEEGTAQAADEEYKWIIDPLDGTTNFLHSLPVFAVSVGLLQGQELVMGIVYEVNADEMFWAIRGQGAYCNGEQIKVSPIAEASQSLIATGFPYYDFGLMKTYLDIMEHFMKNSHGLRRLGSAAVDLVYTAMGRFEGFFEYNLKPWDVAGGIIIVQEAGGTVTDYKGGSDYIFGGELLATNGKIHQEALQIISERWPKS from the coding sequence ATGAACCTGCAAGATATTCTTCAACCATCCTTAGACCTTGTAAAAGAAACCGGATCCTTTATCCGGCGCGAAGGCAAAAATTTCGACAGATCAAATATTCAATACAAGGGCCTCAACGACCTGGTTTCTTATGTAGATAAACAGGCAGAGCAAAAGCTGGTAGAAGGCCTGCGCCAGCTAATTCCGGGCTGTGGCTTTATTGCCGAAGAAGGCACAGCACAGGCCGCCGATGAAGAATACAAATGGATCATTGATCCACTTGATGGCACCACCAACTTTTTACACAGCCTGCCGGTATTTGCCGTAAGCGTAGGCCTGCTACAGGGGCAGGAGCTGGTAATGGGAATCGTTTATGAGGTAAATGCAGATGAAATGTTCTGGGCCATCAGGGGGCAGGGGGCCTATTGCAACGGCGAACAAATAAAAGTATCGCCCATTGCAGAGGCCTCTCAAAGCCTTATTGCCACCGGTTTTCCCTACTACGACTTTGGCCTGATGAAAACCTACCTCGACATCATGGAGCATTTCATGAAAAACAGCCATGGCCTGCGCCGCCTGGGCAGTGCTGCGGTAGACCTGGTTTACACAGCCATGGGCCGTTTTGAAGGTTTCTTTGAATACAACCTGAAACCCTGGGATGTAGCAGGCGGTATTATCATTGTACAGGAGGCGGGTGGTACCGTAACAGACTACAAAGGGGGAAGCGATTATATATTTGGCGGAGAATTGTTGGCTACAAACGGAAAAATACATCAGGAGGCACTGCAAATTATCAGCGAGCGCTGGCCTAAATCTTAA
- a CDS encoding hypothetical protein (COG4430 Uncharacterized protein conserved in bacteria), producing MDATALKSKLAIKPEEKIVVLNLPADLHASMMSISTAADPQKIAANNNLLLFVHSQAELKQLAPTTLASLGPGAKLWIAYPKKSSHIKSDINRDKGWEPIVTMGWSAVAQIAINNTWSALRFKPEGEITRKAPRVLNGSSVEQQSERPELIVPDYLQSLLDEHPAERAFFDGLAYTHRKEYLLWITDARKEETRQRRLQQMLEMLQQEKKTRYQY from the coding sequence ATGGACGCTACAGCTTTAAAAAGTAAACTGGCTATCAAGCCAGAAGAAAAAATTGTGGTATTAAATCTTCCTGCCGATCTACATGCCAGCATGATGAGTATCTCTACTGCTGCAGATCCGCAGAAGATTGCTGCCAATAATAATCTTTTACTCTTTGTACATTCTCAGGCAGAGCTTAAACAATTAGCACCCACAACCCTGGCATCACTGGGGCCAGGGGCTAAGCTTTGGATCGCCTATCCCAAAAAATCATCTCACATCAAATCTGATATCAACCGCGATAAGGGTTGGGAACCTATTGTGACTATGGGCTGGAGTGCGGTGGCCCAAATTGCCATCAACAACACCTGGTCTGCTCTGCGCTTCAAGCCAGAAGGTGAAATTACTAGAAAAGCGCCTCGTGTACTCAATGGCAGCTCTGTTGAGCAACAATCAGAACGACCGGAGTTGATAGTACCCGATTACCTGCAATCCCTGCTGGATGAACATCCTGCAGAAAGAGCTTTCTTTGATGGCCTTGCCTACACCCACCGAAAAGAGTACCTGCTCTGGATAACAGATGCCAGGAAAGAAGAAACCCGCCAACGCAGGCTACAGCAAATGCTGGAAATGCTGCAACAGGAAAAAAAGACCCGCTACCAATATTAG